The proteins below are encoded in one region of Bremerella sp. P1:
- a CDS encoding sensor histidine kinase yields MSQRHLENSPSQSVHSSRQLRDEKLLSLKRLAYGASHEINNPLANIASRAQALLVGETDPDRRHELATIYAQAMRGHEMIADLMLFARPPQPRPNECTLDAIATDAMQQTLPLGKLQETELKLVPSDREIRLTADANLITLAVCALIRNALEALKCGGKIEVTLATEDEVATIAVQDDGPGISDEQAEIVFDPFHSGREAGRGLGFGLTKCWTIAQAHGGDTYVDTAYGPGARIVLEIPLSPKINCESE; encoded by the coding sequence ATGTCTCAACGCCATCTGGAAAACTCGCCGAGCCAGTCGGTTCATTCCTCGCGTCAGCTACGCGATGAGAAACTGCTTAGTCTGAAGCGACTCGCCTATGGCGCCAGTCACGAGATCAACAATCCACTGGCCAATATCGCCAGCCGAGCCCAGGCTTTGCTCGTTGGCGAAACTGATCCCGATCGACGTCATGAACTGGCCACGATCTACGCCCAAGCGATGCGAGGGCACGAGATGATCGCCGACCTGATGCTGTTCGCGCGACCTCCGCAGCCTCGGCCGAATGAGTGCACACTCGATGCAATTGCTACCGATGCGATGCAGCAGACGCTGCCGCTGGGGAAGTTGCAGGAGACGGAACTCAAGCTTGTTCCGTCCGATCGCGAGATTCGCCTGACGGCCGATGCCAACCTAATCACGCTGGCTGTCTGTGCATTGATTCGCAATGCTTTGGAAGCACTTAAATGCGGTGGAAAGATCGAAGTGACATTGGCGACCGAAGACGAAGTCGCCACGATAGCCGTTCAGGACGATGGACCTGGTATTTCGGACGAACAGGCTGAAATTGTTTTCGATCCCTTTCATAGTGGACGCGAAGCCGGCCGAGGCCTGGGCTTTGGCCTCACCAAATGCTGGACGATCGCCCAGGCCCATGGAGGTGACACGTACGTCGATACGGCATACGGCCCGGGGGCTCGGATCGTCTTGGAAATCCCCTTGTCGCCGAAAATCAATTGCGAGAGCGAGTAA
- a CDS encoding Na+/H+ antiporter NhaC family protein, giving the protein MDPHPFGWLSLVPPLVAIALAILTRRTLLSLLVGIVVGAIILHSGNPFTGLWSACADYLWVKATAWDKVQVYLFTLLTGGMIGVVSASGGMRGLVNLIVCFANTRVKGQVTGWLMGLAIFFDDYANMLLLGGTLKEVTDHLKISREKLAYIVDSTAAPVAGLALISTWVATEISFIEEGINQISGSEKPDAFLLFVESIPYRFYSWWALLLVPLVAIIRRDFGPMLKAEVTMLSQGPGQDSKSDDEGVLPDSSSWLNAAIPVGTMLAAVVAILYWTGYQAVTSEEMEPTLLQIIGQGDSYKALLYGSAISLVVAIVLILPQRLLSTGQCARAILKGFRAMLPALMILWLAASLAAQTEPPTFNEETGEMTLNGLDTAGYLKQLLAANLPIELLPTTVFILAAAVAFSTGTSWGTMGILVPLSVSLSAGMLTSGGEPLDVADPLLLSVVGSVLAGAIFGDHCSPISDTTILSSQSCGCHHMAHVRTQMPYAILGAVLSVILGTVPVAYGMPVYVSHVLGVGAMAGTLFLLGKNPETLAAEIESEA; this is encoded by the coding sequence ATGGATCCGCACCCTTTCGGATGGTTGAGCCTGGTTCCTCCGTTGGTTGCGATTGCCCTGGCAATTCTTACGCGGCGTACGCTCCTTTCTTTGCTCGTCGGCATCGTAGTGGGTGCCATCATCCTGCATAGCGGCAATCCGTTCACGGGGCTCTGGTCAGCGTGTGCCGATTATCTGTGGGTGAAAGCTACCGCTTGGGACAAAGTCCAGGTTTATCTCTTTACGCTGCTGACCGGAGGAATGATTGGCGTCGTGTCCGCATCCGGCGGAATGCGAGGCCTGGTGAACTTGATCGTTTGCTTTGCCAACACGCGAGTCAAAGGCCAGGTCACCGGTTGGCTCATGGGCTTGGCGATCTTCTTTGACGACTACGCCAATATGTTGCTCTTGGGCGGTACGCTGAAAGAAGTGACCGACCACCTGAAAATCTCCCGCGAGAAGCTCGCCTATATCGTCGACTCGACTGCCGCTCCTGTCGCTGGCCTGGCCTTGATTTCAACGTGGGTCGCGACGGAGATCAGCTTCATCGAAGAAGGTATCAACCAGATCTCCGGTAGCGAAAAACCAGATGCGTTCCTACTGTTTGTCGAGAGCATTCCGTACCGCTTCTACTCGTGGTGGGCTCTGCTGCTGGTTCCCCTGGTCGCGATAATTCGCCGCGACTTCGGCCCGATGCTCAAAGCGGAAGTCACCATGCTCAGTCAGGGGCCTGGCCAGGATTCCAAATCCGACGATGAAGGCGTCTTGCCGGATAGTTCCAGTTGGTTGAACGCGGCGATCCCGGTCGGCACCATGCTGGCAGCCGTGGTCGCGATCCTGTATTGGACCGGTTACCAAGCGGTCACCAGCGAAGAAATGGAACCCACGCTGCTGCAAATCATTGGGCAAGGCGACTCCTACAAAGCCCTGCTTTACGGCTCGGCGATAAGCCTGGTTGTCGCGATCGTGCTGATCCTACCGCAGCGATTACTCTCGACTGGTCAATGCGCTCGAGCGATCCTGAAAGGTTTTCGCGCGATGCTTCCGGCCTTGATGATCCTTTGGCTGGCAGCATCGTTGGCGGCCCAGACCGAGCCTCCGACGTTCAACGAAGAAACGGGAGAGATGACCCTCAACGGCCTGGATACGGCTGGGTATTTGAAACAGTTACTGGCAGCCAATCTGCCGATCGAATTGCTTCCGACGACCGTCTTCATTTTGGCAGCAGCCGTGGCCTTCTCGACCGGCACAAGCTGGGGCACGATGGGCATCCTGGTGCCACTTTCCGTTTCGCTATCGGCCGGAATGCTGACCAGCGGAGGAGAACCACTCGACGTGGCCGATCCCCTGCTATTGTCGGTCGTGGGTAGCGTCCTGGCCGGGGCGATCTTCGGCGACCACTGCTCCCCCATTTCTGATACCACCATTCTGTCGTCGCAAAGCTGTGGCTGCCATCACATGGCCCATGTTCGCACGCAGATGCCGTATGCGATTCTGGGCGCCGTGCTATCGGTGATCCTGGGAACCGTTCCGGTTGCCTATGGCATGCCGGTCTACGTGTCTCACGTGTTAGGCGTCGGAGCGATGGCCGGAACGCTTTTCCTGTTGGGCAAAAATCCGGAAACGCTCGCTGCGGAAATCGAATCTGAAGCCTAG
- a CDS encoding dihydrodipicolinate synthase family protein, with product MAASSTRLSGIFTPNIVPLDANGDIHEAELRRYVDWLIEKGVHGLYPNGSTGEFLRFTVEERRRIIAIIADQTRGRVPILAGAAEANVKETLKACEAYHEMGCRAVAIVSPFYYKLSPAAVYAYFKEIGDNTPIDVTLYNIPMFASPIDVPTVRRLAEECPRIVAIKDSSGDLPHMMRMISEVRPVRPDFSFMTGWDAALMPMLLIGCDGGTNATSGVVPEITRRLYDLTLLGRIDEARDLQYRLLTLFDAMIQNCEFPEGFRAALALRGFKPGSGRQPQSPSQKMEVEKLRNELQCLLSAEGFVNEPVGGCPAGQTTANPDDVARIVAGVVEELRRLGMAT from the coding sequence ATGGCCGCTTCCTCGACGCGACTTTCCGGAATTTTTACTCCCAATATCGTTCCCCTGGATGCCAATGGCGACATTCACGAGGCCGAACTGCGGCGATATGTCGACTGGCTGATCGAAAAGGGGGTCCACGGGCTCTATCCCAACGGCTCGACCGGCGAGTTCCTCAGGTTCACCGTCGAAGAACGTCGCCGGATTATCGCCATTATCGCCGATCAAACTCGGGGCCGCGTGCCGATTCTGGCTGGTGCCGCGGAAGCGAACGTTAAGGAAACGCTTAAAGCGTGCGAAGCCTACCACGAGATGGGCTGCCGAGCGGTCGCGATCGTTTCGCCGTTTTACTACAAGCTGAGCCCTGCGGCCGTCTACGCCTACTTCAAAGAAATCGGCGACAACACGCCCATTGATGTGACGCTGTACAACATTCCGATGTTCGCTTCGCCCATCGATGTCCCTACCGTTCGTCGCCTGGCCGAAGAGTGCCCGCGAATTGTGGCGATCAAGGACTCGTCGGGTGATCTGCCGCACATGATGCGGATGATCTCCGAAGTTCGCCCAGTGCGACCCGACTTCAGCTTTATGACCGGCTGGGATGCGGCCCTGATGCCGATGCTGTTGATCGGCTGCGATGGCGGAACGAACGCGACCAGCGGTGTGGTTCCAGAGATCACACGTCGTCTGTACGACCTGACGCTGCTGGGGCGAATCGATGAAGCACGCGACCTGCAATACCGGTTGTTGACGCTGTTCGATGCGATGATCCAGAACTGCGAGTTTCCCGAAGGCTTCCGAGCGGCACTCGCCCTGCGAGGCTTCAAGCCAGGCAGCGGCCGCCAGCCGCAGTCGCCGAGCCAGAAGATGGAAGTGGAGAAGCTGCGCAACGAACTGCAGTGCTTGCTCTCGGCCGAGGGTTTCGTGAACGAGCCAGTCGGCGGCTGCCCAGCCGGTCAAACGACGGCGAATCCGGATGATGTGGCACGCATCGTGGCGGGTGTCGTGGAAGAGCTGCGACGTCTGGGTATGGCAACCTGA